The region aaatcatatcatctgaggattcgagtttttattgacgtttttcctttgtttgtgttgttttttaagagcacgacaaagcaaaaagattcgcgagaattccaggcaccaaatgtacgtgcagggcgtcacagaggtgcctgtgaattccgtgcaagatgcaatgaaattgtttcgaaccggccaaaagactagacaaatgggatcaacaaaactcaatgctaattcgagccgctcccatatggcgctcaccattcgtttggtgcagcaggatgggaagggatccggtaaaaccatcgaaggatgcagcaggatgggaagggatccgggtaaaccagccttcttgggagcggcagctttcttcgccgcaccagccgtggccttcttcggtttcggagtgttgggcttgggctcccgtcttcttcgatggcttcgttggcttctgtttcggcgttgcgggcttcttagtggccgtcttctttgccacgctcttgactcctgcagcagccttcggtttcttcgtggctccagttgcggccttgggtttcttggctgctccttcggccttctttacaaccttcttcttctcatcagcggccttcgtcgtcttggtagccttgggtttcttggccacagctttcttcttcttgtcacccgcacttgcagccttcttcttctctattttcaaaggaggctgaaactgagaaaaatcgtaaattaatgcaatagggagggaaggggggtggacccctcccgttctttactaaagtattgtttactattgtattacttttcaacatcctacatgagtatgctacttacatgatttttcttctgcttgtggtcctctggtggttgttttggttgtgttatgttgctgtaatgaaagagaacatattttgagttgaaaattacccctttttcatctcaaaaacaagcaaaatacgcacctccaatttaagcgtcttgctttgtttgctcgctgaatagcaaagcaaaggtaatgtgattgcattagcaatatagacagtttcattcgcagccaaaggtaactgcgatcgaaaaaaaaaatttcttcttcaaaaaaatattttctctcgcggttttcagcgcaggatttgcgtttttttttgctgaaaatatatttaaaaaagtttagaaaaatattttagaacactaaaaccatttgaattctaacaaattatcaatgttgtggaattccaagcaaggattgttaaatattttattaatctgattaaagaacatttatccgaattcgaaacgcattatctatgtttcagtaacaattttctacgaattgctctgatttggaaatgatcgcttgactgtgttagcgagacagagtttagtataacaaatacagtatttcctacatgttactgtagatgcctttgtttcccctaacatacattttatgagatttttcatcgataaattcccaattatttaataaaaactgaTTTTCGACCCACAAATCGCCAGTAAGGTAATGTAGTGGTTAGCATAGTTGCCTTCCAAGCTGTGGGACCATGTTCGGTTCTCTCTGAAGGtaagtattttttttacaaattctAGGTTTTGAAGCAGTTCTGCTCGATGAAGCTCTCGAGGGGAAATCGAGCAAGAAAAAtcgacgaaaaaaaatcgatcaagtagcgaaaacaaaaatggctgCAGCGAGAAAAATTTGTGTTGAATTTTCACTTTAATCCCTTGTTTTCACGATCCTTTTGCTGcggaaaagtgcattttcaCGAGCGATTTTCACGAGGTAAAAATCGTTCCGTTGATTCGCTTCAGAATTCGCCCGAAACCGCTCGTAAACAACGTTCTgacgtttcgtgttttttttgtttgttttgaatctTCGGCGTGCAGCgcgcattttccacttttccacattttccacattttccaatCCACGTTCGGCCGCCGGTGTGGAGATGGAAGCCGGGCATAAAATCGTAAAGGTGAAGCCAAAAAGAGCCGATGTGACTGCTGGCCAATGGTGCGAGGAACCGgcgagtagcagcaacaacaagaaaggTAAACGCTCTACGGCATCCTGGAAAGTTAAGTCCGTTTTACTAACTACTTCCTTTCGTTTCACTAACTTTCCCATCGCTAATCAGCAGCCGCCAAGAGCGCCTTGATACTGGCCATGGAACCGCAAAATCCGTCCCCCACGAAATACTTTGATGCCAGTGGTGCAGCCCTGCGGCAGGCCGTGGGAGAGGGGGAACTGATGCCGGAGGAAGCGGCCTGCCGGAAGTCAACCGGAGCAgaactgaagaagaaaaaatcgcacacaatcacaatcaaCTGCTGCAATTGTGAGAAAATATTTGTCTCTCGGTTCGCCTACGAAGCGCATTATCGGGCAAGCTATCAGCAAGAACCGGTCTACCGTTGTCCGGTGTGTGGAAAGCTCATGGAGCACTACCGGGCCTACCAGCTGCACAGTTACCGGCACATTAACAGTGCCAACCAGCGCTACACCTGCCAGGAGTGTTTTAAAACGTTCCATCAAAAGTCCGACTTGGTTCGGCATGAGAACAGACATATCGCCACGAGTCTGGTGTCAGGAGATGAACAAAAGCCACAGCAATCGTCCTGCACTAAATGTGAAGCATCGTTCGAAACGCAGATCGAACTGAGGGAACACACGCGCAAAGCACATCCTCCCCCAAAACAGCTAGTAGAGTGTCCGGATTGTGGAAAGTAAGGCAATTCCGTTGTTGTTTCATTAATCCCAGCGCTAATTAATGTTATTTTCTCACTCTTAGGTATCTCTCGGCTGGCAGCATCTACTCGCATCGCAAAATACATTCGGATACGCCGGCATTTGCGTGCGGCGAATGTGGCAGAACGTTTGTGCAGAAGATAAATCTGGTGCAGCACTGTAAAACTCACATCGGTTTGCGACCGTACCAGTGCGAGCAGTGTAAGAAATCGTTTTGCGAAAAAGCGCACCTGCAGCGGCACCTGAATCATCACTCGGAGGAGCGACCCTATCGGTGTGAGCTGTGTGGCAAGTGCTACAAAACGGAACGCTGCCTGAAGGTACATTCGGCCGTACACACCACGGAGCGGCCGTTTGTGTGCGGCGAATGTAACAAAGGGTTTCTGAGCAGCTCGAAGCTCCGCCAGCACAGCAACATACATTCGGGATTGAGACCGTACAAGTGCAACTACTGCACGCGCGATTTTACCAACTTCCCGAACTGGTTGAAGCACATCCGGCGCCGTCATAAGGTAGATCACCGTACCGGAGAGAAGCTGGACAGTGTACCGAAGTTTAtgacgaagaaaaagagccCCGAAAAGGAAGCGGAGGGGACGGGAGAAGTCACTAAACCAGTTACACCTCAGAAAACACGTAAACGATGCACCACGAAGACTGCACCTCCGCTGGCGGATGTGCTGAAAGAGGAGTCGTTGCCGTACGTCAGCGAAAGCTCCAACATTGATCTCAATCTAGTTTGTAAGGACGATCTGATACAACCGCTCACCGGAGAGTTTGAAGACATTTTCAAATGTTTGCCTTCCGATGAGACGAAGCTTAGCATAATCGACCCAAATGGCTGGCAGTTGCTAAGCGACAGCGATGCTGACCTTTTCCAGTGTGATCTACAGCAGCCCCACGTGTTGAATGAGCGAAAATCGCCCAATACGGTCCAGTTACCGTTCAATGATCTCATCGATAGTGGTAAGTTTACGGAGACAGTTGTTTGGTTCAGGCGTGTAAGCTAATCGTTATTCGACCTTTGAACCTTTGTTTGCAGATATCTCAGGCAACGCCACACTGAGTACGACGATGGCGTCCGAAACTATTTCCACGGGTCCATTACTGTACGATGCTCAATCGCCGATGTTTCCTACACTGATCTCGATTTGCGCCGCCGACGAGCCGCAGTTTCGTTTGATTAACCCTCGCTCTATACATGGCAAGGGGGTTGGCAGGGGGGCTCAATGATGGCCAATGACGGTTATGCTACAGTTTCGGTGTCTATTAACGATCGCATTGAACTGATGAAGTAGCAATAACTGTGGAAACCCGTACTGCTGTGGCTTGTGatatgacgacgacgatagcgaTAACGCAACGCGGAACGGAAGCCTAGCGAGCAAAGAGACAGAATATTTTTCCAAGTATTTTTAAGCATTTTTGCAACTACAGTTTTCGATATTTTAATATCTTGGGATCAATAAACCAAACCAGCTTTTGTACAGTATTTCgtgatgttgtttttatttgttacaAAACTTTACACTTCATTATGACTTTATAGACTCTTGATAAATATATAAGCGAAAATCACGATTGGTGCAAGCACTTTGAACGCGGCTGTGCAAAAGCTAAGCGGTGTTTTAAAAGGCCAGATTAACTGCGCTTAATAGTTCGTCATGTTTCGCTTCCATCTGGCTGGGCACTCGATTTCGTATCATCGTTGGTCTTCGTTACAATGATGGTTTCTGGTTTAActtcgatcgaagcaaccttTTCGTCGGTATTTTTCTCACTTTGATTCTCTTCGCAACTATCGTTGGCTTTCGATTCtcgttttccatcgtttcctgGCTCAATGGCTTGTACCGTTGGCTCATCCAGAATTTCTTCAATACGTTGGCTTTCCAAACGCAACAGTTCGGCTCTTGACTGCCGGAGACTGGCGACCGTATCGCCGAGGTGAATGTTGAAGTTCAACGCCGGAATTTGCGGTGCATTTCCGTTTTGtggctgttggttgttggaaGGTGGCTCGTTCGCAATGGCAGCATTCGTTCGAGGTCCAAACAGTCCCGCGATCATGATGTTGCCGGCGACCTGAAAACCAGCGTTGATGCCGACCTGCAGAATCGTCGATACCAGTATGTACGCGAAGCCCAGAAGTAACACTCCGATCAAAATGCGATTCCAGTATCCAAGGCCCTGCGTACTCTCGTTGTACGTGTGAAGGAATTCTTTGAACAGCGCCTTAAAGTAAGTGATTTGGACGGTCACGGAGGATTCTACCAGAACCTGCAGTGGGTCACACATCGTTGGGGCTCCCTCGGTGTCAATGCCCATTCTCATGTCTtctaatgttttcttttgcagCTTCGCGTTACATTCTCGCCATTTCCCGACCACGGTGAAGCAGAGGACGAGCAACAAGAACAGCACGAACGGATGAATGCGGGTAAAATGCGAGATTACCCGGAGAGCGAGGCATCCGGTAATGACCAGCAGTATCGGCAGGATCGATTGTAGAAAGGCCGATTCTATGATGCCAAGTAAGAAGACGTACAATCGCTCACAGCGGTCCTCTTTCCGTAGAATCTGTCGCCGTATGTTGGCCGATTGCTCAAAGATTTCCGACACAATTGCGTCGATAGCGCGGGGTGAGTCCAGGTCTTCCGTTAGTTTCTTCATTTGTCGCGACGTTACTTTGACCGTAAGTTCACTTTCGTAGTAGCTGCCGCTAGGATGGAGCTGTAAAATATCGGAAGCGAACAGAGTTTTGACCAGTTTGCGGTAGAAGACCAGGGCCAGCTGTTGTTCTTCATCCGCCGTATTGCACGCtgtagcggtggtggcatcCGGAGGACACTTTGGGCACTCCAACGTTGGCACCGAATCCGTTTGCTCGCGTGTCTGCTGTTTCTGCGTCCACCGGTCCAGGGCTCCGGGTTTGATCCATTTCGGATTGATGACTTTATCAGCCTCGTTTTCCACCGAGAGGCCCAAAATCAGAGAAAAAGCCAAAGTAAACAGCCACACGCGGAACATGATGATCGTTACGGCTCTTGAGTTTTTTaagttgagttttgtttttgttttgaacgaGTGAGGCATCCcgttgacaaaccacattttttcctgttaaggctcctgttaaggcttaacaggagcTTACAggcgtttacacggtgtaaagaagattataggtccacggagcaaaaatcctagcgtaaacgctgtttgcaagcgatttgcctcactatatttcctgtttgtggtttgcattaatagtgagtgatcattactggCGTtcttaatctttttctttggaaaaaagatcctatttttcttacaaaagtcgataaaagttcagtgtaattcggattacacgtctcaacccggtcatgtaaacatgttcaagtataaattaattttatatttacgcttgaatttacgcttcatgtatcgccagCTAAATGGCAGTtcgaagtaaaaaaaactgtgaattaacttgattttttctgtatcaaaaacgacttaacctatgtaataatagtatacgattagcagaaagaaattattgatgcacaatcaggacgctataactttttttcagatgctcgatgctcgatgtataCAAAAagccagctgtcgatcacaaaaatgcactcgacagtaggcgatcgtgatcacaaaaattaacacaaaatgaaccaaatgaatcatcgcctagaggccatcgtaatcgcaagttacagaataagcacctaagcaactatatttacgcttgagtttacgcttcatgtatccccggcttttgTTTTAACGAGACTCTGGACCTGGAAGCGAAGAGTTTCTTTCTCGAAAGGAAATACGCCAAATTTATTGGCTATATTTATTGCCAATTATTTATAACTTATTATTACATTTGATCGTAGTTTTATTGTTCGCATGCCACCAACATAGTGTTCTTTACACGAAAAATAGAAGATCGTTTTGTACATTTCATAGCCAATCGTTTGTAAATATCTGTTCTAAAATTCTTAATCCGTATTCTTCGGGTAATTCACTGTATGGCCTCTTGAGGAAATGTCTTTTCGTTAAATGATGGGAAATGGCCATTTTTATTGGCTTGCAGTTTCTCTTCCTATAGCACTTTATATTTGCCAATCTATCTTTCAtacgttttcttcgttttattCGTACAGTTCTTAGTAGTTTAGCTATTTTATTTCCTACACACATAATTATCGTTATCAATGGTTCCAACTTTCATTATCGTTTGGTAACTGTTTTGTGTAACTTCATCAACTGAAAGCCTTCGGACAATGCCTTCGTCAATTTGCTATCATTAAATGCGACGCACTAAGCGCTCAGATGATTCATCATTGCTCTCGTACTTAATTTGGATATGAAGAAGGGAACCTAAGTAACATGGAAGGCTTAAATAATGATAATCACCGGGTTTTCAGCCAAAACATGAATATGAAATGGAGAACAATTTAAGTATTTAGTTCCTTTTAAACCCATAAAAAGAATCTTACAGTGCGAAAAGAAGAGAATTTTGCTCACAGCGTTTCTTTATAAGACCAAAAACGTAATACAAAAACCAATGATAGATGAGATGGCTTGCCGGCCAATAACATAactggaaagcaaacaacaaatacaACATTTCACTAAACAAAGTAGGAACTAAAGCAACAGTCTAGCACAAACTGAAAAAGGACGTGTGGCGTAAGACGCAGTTACTTCACTTCGGCTCAAAGCAACCTCGGAATGATAACATTATCCTGAAATGAAGTGAAGCATAAGGCTAGgagttttgtttaaaagctCCCATGATTCACGTGTCGCTAAGGCCACTTATGTACGATGTAGTTGTTGCGATTCTGCTGCCACCTCCCCCACCGTTGTCCATCTCACATGATGAAGTAATACCTAAACGTGATAAGTACTCCTACGAGTAGCGTGAGCATGAAATGCAACGCACCATTCCTTACAGCCGATGAGAATTTACGTTTATCTGTTGAatagaaaagaacaaaatataTTCGTTAaccagaatggaatggagttcCTTAAAATCGTTAAATTATAAGCGATGTCGCAAAGCGAGAGCAGCGAATGGGTCTAGGCGGTCGAAGAGACGATCGTCGAGTGAACGACACGACACGCTgaagcatcatcataatcCCTACACGCCGTGCCGTGTCGGAATGGCAGATCAGTGAACCATCGTCACACCCGTCAGcataagaaaataaaaatatgtatTCTCAGCATCCACTCCGCCCGAGCGACATGTACCATTTGTCTAAGAGGGGACCGGGACATTATGAGGGCAAAAGTCGAACGAAAAATTGTGACCGACCTTGCTGGGATtacgaaatggaaacacaaCATTAATGAATCACTGATCAGCCTTTAGCCCGGTGCCGTAGATGTGCGCCCGTGAAAACACCGTTAAGAAATCGACTCCTTGCGGTTTACTTCTCAGCTGTCGAGATCACCGATCCCCGCCGTGCCTATGATAAGTTCCGCATTGCTAACGTGCGACATTCAACGTGTGCGTTAACAACCACGTGACATTGAACCAAATGGTGCCAGATTATGGaattgttgcggtttgttCTAAGCTGCGAGGTACGCGTGTTATATATTTCGAAACGAAATTGCACCACACGAGACCCCATTCTGGTTGTGGCTTTTGTGTAGATTCAAAGAGACGAAAGGCTGTAAAACGATAGAGATAACCAATTTACTCAATCACCATGATAAGAGCGTGCCTCGGATCTTGATTTCCGCATCacacatcggcagcagcaacaagatcCCCCTGCTCTGGGCTTATCTAACAAGGTAACATCATCCCGCGCCTCACAGCGGAACCGGCTTCCAGTGTGACATGAACTCCCCAAGATCCCCAAAGCTCGACGATCAACACATACTCTTTCCCCCGATCGGAGCTGATTCACCGCAACGCACCCGGTTGTGCGCATGGTTTATCGCGGTCCATTAACGCGACCGGCCACTTCGCACGCGGTATGTGCTCTTGTCAATATATTGTGCACCACCATGATCACATGATCTACATAtattgaatgtttgttttcgtttggcaAAAAGCGCGACAAAGACACGTCGCTAGATATCAACAGCCAATCCGTTCTGCGGAACGGTCTGCTCTTCTCCCCCTTGATCGTCACCGGCCACGTAGCTATCCAATAAACACCGAGGTGTTAAATggctcccacccacccactcacgGTCCAGTGATAGAAGCAGTGCCAGATCAGCCAGTGCATCCCGGAACACAGGGCCAGGAACATTGAAATGAATGATCACTCCGGACTCCGGAGAACGTGTCGGTTTCTCGTGGCGAACCTCATCGGTGCAGTCTGTCAGCAGTTCACAAATCTACGATGATCCACACCTAGAGTCGTCGTCTGCTGGCCTCCCTTCGCATCCCCTTCCTCTTTGATGGAAAATATTGATTAACGTCTTGTTGGAAATGGTTTCGGCAAACGGCCATCTCTCTAGGCGGCCGAACCTTTCAGCTGTCGTTTGGACGAGGCCGAAGAGAAAATAGCTTATCCTGCTGTCCCTCACTGCTCTACGATCTCTGCTTAAGCCAAGCACctcgttctcttccttcctgaTCTACGGGTGAATCAATGTCACGAACACGCAAAGTGTTTATTCTAGTGTTTTCCCTTATTTTGTAAATCGACGCGCTGATTGAGATGTGACGAAACGTTGAGTAAATAATGTAGAACGGAGTGTAATTTACAAAGTGAATCCTTGAGCGAGTACTGTTGAATGGTCATGCGGTATCCACTAATCGCTCTTGTTGCAAATGGAACAGTTACAGTGTCCGAAGAAGCAACCGACCGCCTGAGCTGGACACGTGGATGATGTGCTAAATGCCCGTGGATGCCGTCTAACCATCTAACCGCACCAAATCAATCTTGGATATGATTTACGAGCTGGCGAACAACTGGCGAACCCCCGGCGGTATTTTCGGAATTCCCGCGCCACTAGCTCCTTTCCACCATTCGAAGGTCATGAGCGTCACATGCACACGCAACATTCCGGGTTTATGAATCTTTGCGAGCGCCCGCCAACGCCATGTTAGTTTCTGTGGCATCGTAAAACGGAAATATTTGCCCTCACAATGGCTTGTAAACGATGTTCAGATCTGGTTTCCACCGACGATCGGTGCTACTGTGTCAATACCGGTGCCAACGGCGGCGTTTCCTCGTCGGTGGAGTTCCGATGATAAACAATTGACCGTGccggcgcagcagcaccgcgatgGCCATAAAAGTTGGCGCATCCTTGCCATGATTTGGCGTACAACGATCGACCCGAATCGATCGTCGCCTTTTGGTCACGGGGGATCGAGGTCGAATGGCTCCTAAAAACCGTCTTCGTTCTGACACTGAGCCTCGGGAACTGGGGTGTCCACAGCGGTTTTCCTGCAACCGGATATCGCTCCATCCCGCTAGTCTGTATGCGCTTTTAGGCGTGTAAATATTTATTCCCATTCCGTGCGGCGAGGCGATCGATAAATTTTATCGCTACTTTCATTAGAATAATCATGATCATCGTTTAGGGGTCGTCTTCATGAGGTCTTCAGCTATTTTCGCTCCCGGCAGGTTGTCCCGGACTGGCCAATacggatggatgatgatctAACAGAGCATCTCTTTcgagtggtgtggtggtctGAGCACTTACACCGCAAGATTCGCCAGCATTTACTTTGACGCCCTCGTACCGAGATTACGAACAAGTGCAATAGATGCGGCGATCAGATGATCGTTAAACTAAATGGTTCCGCTTTGCGATTACGAGCTCAGCGCCACACCGATTGGTCTCGGGTTCTGGTCTGATCTGCTTAGTGTTACATTCAGATAACCCGAACAGAGCACTCCCGAGTGTTCCAGACAATGTGCAGTCCCGGTTGGAGGAGCGCGAGTTAATCTAGGTGAAGTTCATATCCCAACAcggccgtgcgtgcgtgcgtgcgttcgttcgtctgcGCCTGTGCTCGTTATCGATTGGTTCGGTTGCCGTTGCCAAGAGAGGTTAAACAAACACCCTTTGCCATTCCCTCGCACTGGATTTCTCCAGCgcccttccgttccgttcgccacCCCCTTCCTAGTGGGGTGCTAGTGGAGAAAAACCGAATTGGAAGATTTCAGAGACAGAGAATTCAGTAGAGTAATGTACTTACATTCGAGCTTCGTTACGCGATCACAGCAGCACGCTTTGATCGTGCGATAGTTGCTACAGGATCCGGCGTTGGCGGTGCACCTCTCGCCGGGCCGGAGCAGGCAGGTGTGAGGTATCCATGGCAAATGTtctggaaagaaaaatagaaaacaacgTCAGCGTCGTCATGGGCAAGGGCGAGAATCCTGGTCGAAGCGAATCGCtgctgttttttggggggggggggggggggggggggcccaggTTAAAGGGAGAAAGGTTAAAGTACCAACATCGTAAATTCGTGTCTGCATGATCATTAGCAATCCGATCGCACTTCTTTCCGTGGCCATGAATCCGAATTGCCACAGATTCCACGCttcgcgctcgcacacacttcAGACTGGAATCCACGGAACATCATTTAGCCACTTTCAGCGCGCagcaaattgattgaattgtaTGAGCCCTCGTGCTTGActattcgattccatttcttATCActctgcatttctttttcttccttgtaAGGGGGTTTGCTTCTCTCTCCACACGCATCCAGCTGGCGCTACTTTCCATTAAACGTAGCAtaacgacgaacgaacggtcaCCAGTGTCTACTCCGATTACGAAGGGAAGGGACCTGGCTACTCTGCTCAGGTTAAAGCGTGTCGTCATGGCAGCCGCCAAAGTGTTGGCCGGAATTACTAATGAACGTGAAATGTAGCTACCGTGCTGTCACCAGGCTACATTCCATACACCCCCTCACAGAACAGCACCACGAGCGAGATGCACGCTCAACGATATTGTTATTAATGCACACACCAAGCAGCATGAAGTGGCTGCACGGTGCAGCGGATTAACGAATGAAGAAGactgcaacatgcatgcaccGCCGGACCGTGGTAGTGACACGAGCGGATCATATCACATTACGAATCGGACAAGAATCGGTATTTGGAGGCCAAACCGGCGCGTGGTCGTGAGTCACTGCGTTACGCGCTTCCCGAaacgccaccgtcgtcgccgtcagcTGGCCTTGGCTATTCGCACAGACGATTCTCCGTAAGCGCCCCCCTCGGGACCGGGCagagaaaacggaacggaatgatgCGTGCTGTGCATACCGATATGGCCAACGGTTGGCGAAGCCGCCATAAATACGGTAAGCAAATAATACAAGAGGCAATCGCTGCAATCGATCGTCGTTGGACGTGATCAACTGATCGTAAAATGGAAACTCCAACCACCGTGGCACGCGCCCATAAATTGCAAATTGGCGCATTTCGGGGGGAGTTGTTCGAGTGGAAGCGACTTGGTGGCCGCACCCGAAAGGTGGAAGAAGCGCCTTTGCCTTCCCAAGGGGCAATGGATGTCATCGTTGATGAGTTGATGATGAAGTACTAATGGCGCAAACGGGGTTGGTAGTATCGCAGCTGACAGCTTGATCAACTGTTAAGTACAGGGAGCGACAGTGAGGTGTGTCCCCGGGGTAGTGTAACCTCCGCCCAGGTTTATGTGTATCTATTGTTGTTCCCGGCGGTGCGCTGCCCGAGCGCCGGCTTTTAACTGTCATAATCAATCTGCGACCTAGTGTAGCGTCGAGTGCGTCACATTTGCTCAATTGATGATTTGTACTGGCTGGCTTGTCCACGTCCGATGAACATTCCACGGCCACTAAACTGGAAGGATTAAACGGCTAATCGATCGGAGCGGATTAAAACTAACGACCCTGCCGCCGCGTGCCATGGGTCATCGATCGAGTCCACGGAGAGACAAAGAACGGGACGCACTCAAACATCAGTCCGCACCTACTAGCAGGCAGAACTGTCCTTGAGGGACCTCGTCTgtggtcccttttttcgcccttttttctctgtgCACCTTTTCCCCCCTGCGATGCGTTTGCGTGCCAAGAACAGCATTATGCGGTGGCCCTCGGTTTCGTTTGACCATCTGCgtttggattgttttatttcgcgtctgctttctttccctttccactGTCCTACTTTCGGTGGGTCCCTTCTCGGTGCTGATGAgcacgaaaaagggggagtCTTGCTTAGGACCCTGGACAACGTTATGAGCGCGGGGTGCGGTTCAATAAACTCGCACACCTAGCGCTCACCCCGAACAACGCGCGACACGTGCTCAAGCCTGTCCAGTCCTGtcgtacaaaaaaaaacagggctTTCTGTTGTTTTCGTGTTCCTCTTTGTGCTCCAGTTCCGTGCTACAGGACGAACCATTTCAATTCACATTGACGCATGGTTCGGCCAGATCGTCTTTATGATATTGATTACGCCAAGCCGGTGGCGTCATTTTGATAACGCGCCGACTGTGTGCCATTTCCTGGGAACGGATCCTCAGTACGGATGGTATGCTGCTGCCCCAACTACCGGACCGGGGCACTATATTATGTTGACTTTGTGATAAGCAAATTGGCAGCCAAACGTGCTGGAGCATCGCAAATGTACGCACACAATTAGCCACAGTATGGCCCTTGGTCCGTGGACCCGGGGTGGGATTTACCATATTCACTGCTTCGCCCTCCGTTGCATTCTTTGACCACCGGGCTTATCGATCGACGTGATTTTTCTTGTTCATAACAAACGAAATGATCGGCGCCAAGGGATTCGTATGATTGAAATCATCTTTTAAACGATGCGGTCACATTGCATAATCGCTATGCTGTTTGCTCGAGTTGCAGATAAGACTGCGCGGCA is a window of Anopheles aquasalis chromosome 2, idAnoAquaMG_Q_19, whole genome shotgun sequence DNA encoding:
- the LOC126581638 gene encoding oocyte zinc finger protein XlCOF6-like isoform X2, whose amino-acid sequence is MEAGHKIVKVKPKRADVTAGQWCEEPASSSNNKKAAKSALILAMEPQNPSPTKYFDASGAALRQAVGEGELMPEEAACRKSTGAELKKKKSHTITINCCNCEKIFVSRFAYEAHYRASYQQEPVYRCPVCGKLMEHYRAYQLHSYRHINSANQRYTCQECFKTFHQKSDLVRHENRHIATSLVSGDEQKPQQSSCTKCEASFETQIELREHTRKAHPPPKQLVECPDCGKYLSAGSIYSHRKIHSDTPAFACGECGRTFVQKINLVQHCKTHIGLRPYQCEQCKKSFCEKAHLQRHLNHHSEERPYRCELCGKCYKTERCLKVHSAVHTTERPFVCGECNKGFLSSSKLRQHSNIHSGLRPYKCNYCTRDFTNFPNWLKHIRRRHKVDHRTGEKLDSVPKFMTKKKSPEKEAEGTGEVTKPVTPQKTRKRCTTKTAPPLADVLKEESLPYVSESSNIDLNLVCKDDLIQPLTGEFEDIFKCLPSDETKLSIIDPNGWQLLSDSDADLFQCDLQQPHVLNERKSPNTVQLPFNDLIDSDISGNATLSTTMASETISTGPLLYDAQSPMFPTLISICAADEPQFRLINPRSIHGKGVGRGAQ
- the LOC126581671 gene encoding uncharacterized protein LOC126581671, whose protein sequence is MFRVWLFTLAFSLILGLSVENEADKVINPKWIKPGALDRWTQKQQTREQTDSVPTLECPKCPPDATTATACNTADEEQQLALVFYRKLVKTLFASDILQLHPSGSYYESELTVKVTSRQMKKLTEDLDSPRAIDAIVSEIFEQSANIRRQILRKEDRCERLYVFLLGIIESAFLQSILPILLVITGCLALRVISHFTRIHPFVLFLLLVLCFTVVGKWRECNAKLQKKTLEDMRMGIDTEGAPTMCDPLQVLVESSVTVQITYFKALFKEFLHTYNESTQGLGYWNRILIGVLLLGFAYILVSTILQVGINAGFQVAGNIMIAGLFGPRTNAAIANEPPSNNQQPQNGNAPQIPALNFNIHLGDTVASLRQSRAELLRLESQRIEEILDEPTVQAIEPGNDGKRESKANDSCEENQSEKNTDEKVASIEVKPETIIVTKTNDDTKSSAQPDGSET
- the LOC126581638 gene encoding oocyte zinc finger protein XlCOF6-like isoform X1, translated to MEAGHKIVKVKPKRADVTAGQWCEEPASSSNNKKAAAKSALILAMEPQNPSPTKYFDASGAALRQAVGEGELMPEEAACRKSTGAELKKKKSHTITINCCNCEKIFVSRFAYEAHYRASYQQEPVYRCPVCGKLMEHYRAYQLHSYRHINSANQRYTCQECFKTFHQKSDLVRHENRHIATSLVSGDEQKPQQSSCTKCEASFETQIELREHTRKAHPPPKQLVECPDCGKYLSAGSIYSHRKIHSDTPAFACGECGRTFVQKINLVQHCKTHIGLRPYQCEQCKKSFCEKAHLQRHLNHHSEERPYRCELCGKCYKTERCLKVHSAVHTTERPFVCGECNKGFLSSSKLRQHSNIHSGLRPYKCNYCTRDFTNFPNWLKHIRRRHKVDHRTGEKLDSVPKFMTKKKSPEKEAEGTGEVTKPVTPQKTRKRCTTKTAPPLADVLKEESLPYVSESSNIDLNLVCKDDLIQPLTGEFEDIFKCLPSDETKLSIIDPNGWQLLSDSDADLFQCDLQQPHVLNERKSPNTVQLPFNDLIDSDISGNATLSTTMASETISTGPLLYDAQSPMFPTLISICAADEPQFRLINPRSIHGKGVGRGAQ